One Thermococcus sp. DNA segment encodes these proteins:
- a CDS encoding 6-carboxytetrahydropterin synthase, whose amino-acid sequence MTFKLSERKIRWHKDFDSSHFLALPYESKCLRIHGHTYNVDVEIWGDLNENGMVFDFNHLSRLIKLLDHRIIVSESWVVERKEDIIVIEKNGKHIELPADEAVILDKPNVTAEFIAEWFAERIAEKAEDNVEKIRVKIWEDPRSYAEVTLEK is encoded by the coding sequence ATGACGTTTAAACTTTCTGAGAGAAAGATAAGATGGCACAAGGACTTTGACAGCTCGCATTTCCTCGCCCTGCCCTACGAGAGCAAATGCCTCAGGATACACGGGCACACCTACAACGTGGACGTCGAGATATGGGGCGACCTCAACGAGAATGGCATGGTATTTGACTTCAACCACCTCAGCAGGCTTATCAAGCTCCTCGACCACAGGATCATCGTGAGCGAGAGCTGGGTGGTGGAGAGGAAGGAGGACATTATTGTCATAGAAAAGAATGGAAAACATATAGAACTGCCCGCCGATGAGGCAGTTATTCTAGATAAGCCCAACGTTACGGCAGAGTTCATAGCGGAGTGGTTCGCGGAGAGAATAGCGGAGAAGGCGGAAGACAACGTGGAGAAAATCCGTGTAAAAATCTGGGAAGACCCCCGGAGCTACGCCGAGGTAACCCTTGAGAAGTGA
- a CDS encoding chromate resistance protein ChrB domain-containing protein: MKWVTREHVHVDRVACPWLIKRFIDPEAEFIFVPRDTDPATITGGIPFDFKGVELGHHDGKCSFDAFVEKYNITDPAVLKIAEIVREADTHVENPRPLAVALDILARGYRMICKDDYETLEKEFYLYDALYAYFKKQIEEGKA, encoded by the coding sequence ATGAAGTGGGTGACCCGTGAACACGTCCACGTTGACCGTGTGGCGTGTCCCTGGCTTATAAAGCGTTTTATTGACCCCGAGGCGGAGTTTATCTTCGTGCCCCGCGATACAGACCCCGCAACAATCACCGGGGGAATACCCTTTGATTTTAAGGGGGTTGAGCTCGGTCATCACGATGGAAAATGCTCCTTTGATGCCTTCGTTGAGAAGTACAACATAACAGACCCCGCCGTTTTGAAGATTGCCGAGATAGTTCGGGAGGCCGACACTCACGTTGAGAATCCCCGGCCCCTGGCGGTTGCCCTCGATATACTCGCAAGAGGATACAGGATGATATGCAAGGATGACTATGAAACCCTTGAGAAGGAGTTTTACCTCTACGACGCCCTGTACGCCTACTTTAAGAAGCAAATTGAGGAAGGAAAGGCTTAA
- a CDS encoding DUF134 domain-containing protein produces MPMGMGPGRGRGRGRRRKLRMIGFVPEVRHFYPALPPMGQPKPPIFMTYEEFEALRLVDHEGLTQEEAGKRMGVSRGTVWRALSSARKKVAQMLVEGRELIILPQGNEVPKTPGEEEL; encoded by the coding sequence ATGCCGATGGGAATGGGACCTGGCAGGGGCCGTGGGAGGGGAAGGAGAAGGAAGCTGAGGATGATAGGATTCGTCCCAGAGGTTAGACATTTCTATCCTGCGTTACCCCCGATGGGCCAGCCCAAGCCTCCGATTTTCATGACCTATGAGGAATTCGAAGCGCTCAGACTGGTCGACCATGAAGGCTTGACGCAGGAGGAGGCGGGAAAGAGGATGGGTGTCTCCAGAGGTACGGTGTGGAGGGCGCTGAGCTCAGCCAGAAAGAAGGTCGCCCAGATGCTGGTTGAGGGGAGGGAACTCATAATTTTACCCCAGGGAAACGAGGTCCCAAAAACCCCCGGCGAGGAAGAATTATAG